A section of the Triplophysa dalaica isolate WHDGS20190420 chromosome 8, ASM1584641v1, whole genome shotgun sequence genome encodes:
- the olig2 gene encoding oligodendrocyte transcription factor 2 encodes MDSDTSRVSSRPSSPEGDDLFMSAVKKSVGFSGAVSSTQSDSPPDLHGADLGSLSSADEDGMSLKMLSKKDRKLLSEPELQTMRLKINSRERKRMHDLNIAMDGLREVMPYAHGPSVRKLSKIATLLLARNYILMLSNSLEEMKRLVSEIYGSGSGAHHPGFHPSSCGSLAHAAAAQLPGHHAAVSHTSHPVHHPLLPPAVSSAATLSAPGLSAVRSHHGLLKAPSAGPLGSGFQHWGAGIPCPCSMCQVPPPHVSGMSTLSMPRLTSDSK; translated from the coding sequence ATGGATTCCGACACGAGCCGAGTGTCTAGCAGACCTTCCTCTCCTGAAGGAGATGACCTTTTCATGTCCGCAGTAAAGAAGTCCGTTGGTTTTTCAGGTGCCGTCTCCTCCACGCAGAGCGACTCACCTCCGGACTTACATGGTGCAGATCTGGGGAGCCTCTCCAGCGCAGATGAGGATGGAATGAGTCTGAAGATGCTGAGCAAAAAGGACCGCAAACTTCTCTCGGAACCCGAACTTCAGACCATGCGCCTCAAGATTAACAGCCGCGAGAGGAAGCGCATGCACGACCTCAACATTGCCATGGACGGTCTACGGGAGGTCATGCCCTATGCCCACGGGCCATCCGTGCGCAAACTCTCCAAAATTGCCACACTGCTGCTTGCGCGCAACTACATCCTCATGCTTAGCAACTCACTCGAGGAGATGAAACGTCTTGTGAGCGAGATCTACGGCAGCGGGAGCGGGGCCCATCACCCCGGTTTCCACCCGTCCAGTTGTGGAAGCCTTGCGCACGCAGCAGCTGCTCAGTTACCGGGTCACCACGCTGCTGTCTCGCATACCTCTCACCCAGTGCACCATCCTCTGCTTCCACCAGCAGTCTCCTCCGCCGCGACTCTTTCGGCCCCTGGTCTCTCGGCCGTAAGGTCGCATCACGGACTTCTCAAGGCACCGTCAGCTGGGCCACTTGGCAGCGGTTTTCAACACTGGGGCGCGGGGATCCCGTGCCCGTGCAGCATGTGCCAGGTGCCGCCGCCTCACGTGTCCGGAATGAGCACCCTCAGCATGCCACGACTAACCAGTGACTCAAAATGA